Proteins co-encoded in one Sebastes umbrosus isolate fSebUmb1 chromosome 20, fSebUmb1.pri, whole genome shotgun sequence genomic window:
- the LOC119479298 gene encoding uncharacterized protein LOC119479298: MVQPAESPARSPPLPPPAAALLPPPPPPPAAAMPPPPPPPPPLAATKAPAPEEQEEMPRPAFLPPPPPADSAELLPESWRAALTVEQQQWIGRVLFSRDSRGRSRLITELNLWHHPPQTRPVYSQPPASPDPFFACRLFLWMPHRIWHLQLTCPQPLCTGTMTKAGLYRTIRRVLDIDGWYLMATEYLECRRCKKKVVGWSQGIIRQLSPTYSCQFPAILTYRLSCDLRVVAQLRSRTLGNGANRLFNTLRENHSNAWMRRAIQYLGVCEQFLALCSVRGRFPPPPQMPPLPSPIWLLTVYSYDVLTRLDEYKARITSTFGSILKMDSTKKVTKKLAGTASDTAAWATNVGNEYGQVLMSVLTCSESSEGLSGMAAGLMRRYQLAGVPPPQLIYVDRDCCSRDGVSKTAALFPEWGQLVVRLDIWHLMRRFASGVTTETHELYPPFMRQLSHCIFEVDPRDARRLIEAKRSQLEGRHGTVAPTDAEVIKRITKKEWRLHCRRRTRGPEESTLLIQDLLDTFGGPAGRNTLDVPLLNALRIQDIWSTQRAHLSCIQDPPGVQLYTQTGRLTKGGVSLPVYRCARGSTSLESFHLHLNRFIPGTRASAKHFQAFLVDGLARWNEDRAAAAAAAAEVQEGPLHSYSGHLKHVLNQKSQRVLGLQMVKDFTKPAEYTGELIGVEYLYQQTGRVLEDVSLDPDTPDEADAVESLEEEEEEDEGIGEDVEDPTVFEPDAPSTGTAAAAARSGDPADAPRSEPSGPAAPDQNAPPEAPEVQAPASQQPSSDTEEENVTGPDGQPGYERVLKLARALVETRSLLGLSDRRVDRLILLWNRLPEQDKQRVVYPPRYRERQPKGRFKAAKGKSPAFPGKESVERCLLGPYSGPATWPSTSRLVEAICSQLCQLHPAATRFGGVTRTRWSLVLADYVAIREAVLASSRMMAQTEIQLFELNQRTLSQWFSRRQKDAGRDKLLQGTGVVPAVAIAVQPLPPAKGLSSVQVGQGQPFSFNVPEDQPGPSHQGPAPPPHPEEEQPGPSHQGPRPPPHPDEEQPGPSSAGQPPLPVPKKLSRSTMYRKRKAAEAAGGPPPPGSKIRRPTAQYTCSKCGQPRTLDTGHTRIGGVAYCALTGGKTVEEWREEMRTRGGDQGGD; the protein is encoded by the exons ATGGTCCAGCCGGCAGAGTCACCAGCTCGCTCGCCGCCGCTGCCACCACCCGCAGCTGCCCTGctgccaccgccgccgccgccgcccgcAGCTGCcatgccgccgccgccgccgccgccgcccccGCTTGCAGCAACTAAAGCCCCCGCCccagaggaacaggaggagatgCCCAGACCAGccttcctccctcccccacCACCTGCTGACAGCGCTGAG CTGCTGCCTGAGTCCTGGCGGGCAGCTCTCACtgtagagcagcagcagtggatcGGTCGGGTGCTGTTTTCCAGGGACAGCAGGGGGAGGTCTCGGCTCATCACCGAGCTGAACCTCTGGCACCACCCGCCCCAAACCCGGCCGGTCTACAGCCAGCCTCCCGCGTCCCCCGACCCCTTCTTTGCATGTCGGCTGTTTCTCTGGATGCCGCACCGTATCTGGCATCTGCAGCTGACATGCCCCCAGCCTTTGTGCACCGGGACCATGACAAAGGCTGGGCTGTACAGGACCATCCGGAGGGTCCTGGACATCGACGGCTGGTATCTCATGGCCACGGAGTACCTGGAGTGCCGTCGGTGTAAGAAGAAGGTCGTGGGGTGGTCACAGGGCATCATAAGGCAGCTGTCCCCCACCTACAGCTGCCAGTTTCCAGCCATACTTACGTACAG GCTGTCCTGTGACCTGAGGGTGGTTGCACAGCTGAGGTCCCGCACTCTGGGCAACGGTGCTAATCGGCTGTTCAACACCCTGCGGGAGAACCACTCAAACGCCTGGATGCGGAGAGCGATCCAGTACCTCGGCGTGTGCGAGCAGTTCCTGGCCTTGTGCTCGGTGAGGGGGCGGTTTCCACCGCCGCCCCAGATGCCCCCTCTGCCCTCACCCATCTGGCTGCTGACGGTCTACAGCTACGACGTCCTGACGCGGCTGGATGAGTACAAGGCCAGGATCACGTCCACCTTCGGATCCATCTTGAAGATGGATTCCACCAAGAAG GTGACGAAGAAGCTCGCAGGTACCGCCTCTGACACGGCCGCCTGGGCTACTAACGTCGGCAACGAGTACGGGCAGGTCCTCATGAGCGTCCTCACCTGCTCCGAGAGCTCCGAGGGCCTGTCCGGGATGGCGGCCGGTTTGATGAGGCGGTACCAACTCGCCGGGGTACCCCCCCCCCAGCTGATCTACGTGGACCGCGACTGCTGCAGTAGAGACGGCGTGTCGAAGACGGCTGCCTTGTTTCCG GAGTGGGGACAGCTCGTGGTGAGACTGGACATCTGGCACCTGATGCGACGCTTCGCATCAGGTGTCACCACAGAAACCCACGAGCTGTACCCCCCCTTCATGAGGCAGCTGTCTCACTGCATCTTCGAGGTGGACCCCAGAGATGCCCGCCGTCTCATCGAAGCTAAGCGGTCCCAGCTGGAGGGGAGGCACGGGACGGTTGCGCCGACCGACGCCGAGGTGATCAAGAGGATCACAAAGAAGGAGTGGAGGCTCCACTGCCGTCGCCGGACGCGTGGGCCCGAGGAGTCGACACTCCTCATCCAGGACCTCCTCGACACCTTCGGCGGACCGGCGGGGCGCAACACCCTGGACGTCCCGTTGCTGAACGCTCTCCGCATCCAGGACATCTGGAGTACGCAGAGGGCCCACCTCAGCTGCATTCAGGACCCACCGGGTGTACAGCTCTACACCCAGACCGGCAGGCTGACAAAGGGCGGAGTCAGCCTGCCGGTCTATCGCTGCGCGAGGGGCTCCACGTCTTTGGAGTccttccacctccacctcaACCGGTTCATCCCAG GGACCCGCGCGAGTGCAAAGCACTTCCAGGCGTTCCTGGTTGATGGACTGGCGAGGTGGAACGAGGACCgcgcagcagcggcagcagcagcagctgaggtACAGGAGGGTCCTCTGCACTCCTACAGTGGCCACCTCAAGCACGTCCTTAACCAGAAGAGCCAAAGGGTGCTTGGCCTTCAGATGGTTAAGGACTTCACCAAGCCTGCTGAGTACACAG GGGAGCTCATCGGGGTGGAGTACCTGTACCAGCAGACAGGCAGAGTGCTTGAGGATGTCAGCTTGGACCCTGACACTCCGGACGAGGCTGATGCCGTCGAGtcgctggaggaggaggaggaggaggacgagggtaTCGGGGAGGACGTCGAGGACCCCACCGTCTTCGAGCCCGATGCCCCCTCCACCGGcacggcggcggcagcagcccGGTCAGGCGATCCAGCTGACGCACCCAGGTCTGAGCCATCCGGTCCAGCCGCCCCTGACCAAAATGCCCCTCCCGAGGCCCCAGAGGTTCAGGCTCCTGCTTCCCAGCAGCCCTCCTCAGACACCGAG GAGGAGAATGTCACGGGTCCTGACGGCCAGCCGGGATATGAGCGTGTCCTGAAGCTGGCCCGGGCCCTGGTGGAAACACGGAGCCTTCTGGGGCTTTCTGACAGAAGGGTAGACCGACTCATCCTGCTCTGGAATCGCCTGCCAGAGCAGGACAAACAGCGGGTCGTCTACCCTCCCAGATACCGGGAGAGGCAGCCTAAGGGGCGGTTCAAGGCAGCGAAGGGGAAGAGCCCCGCCTTTCCTGGCAAGGAGAGTGTGGAACG CTGTCTTCTTGGACCGTACTCGGGCCCTGCAACTTGGCCCAGCACCAGCCGCCTGGTGGAGGCCATTTGCAGCCAGCTCTGCCAGCTCCACCCGGCGGCCACGCGGTTCGGGGGGGTCACGAGGACCCGCTGGTCCCTCGTCCTCGCGGACTACGTGGCCATCAGAGAGGCAGTGCTGGCAAGCTCGAGGATGATGGCTCAGACTgaaatccagctgtttgagcTGAATCAGAGGACCCTGTCCCAGTG GTTCTCTCGGCGCCAGAAAGACGCGGGGAGGGACAAGCTGCTGCAGGGAACTGGCGTCGTCCCTGCAGTAGCTATCGCCGTCCAGCCTCTCCCTCCAGCTAAAGGGCTGTCCTCTGTACAGGTGGGACAAGGACAGCCCTTCAGCTTCAATGTCCCCGAGGACCAGCCAGGACCCTCGCATCAGGGTCCCGCTCCTCCCCCTCATCCAGAAGAGGAGCAGCCAGGACCCTCGCATCAGGGTCCCCGTCCTCCCCCTCATCCAGATGAGGAGCAGCCAGGACCCTCATCTGCTGGCCAGCCTCCTCTTCCTGTACCAAAAAAACTGTCCCGGTCCACTATGTACAGGAAGAGGAAGGCGGCCGAAGCCGCTGGAGGGCCGCCGCCACCCGGGAGCAAAATCCGCCGGCCGACTGCGCAGTACACCTGCAGCAAGTGTGGCCAGCCCAGGACGCTCGACACCGGCCACACTCGCATTGGAGGAGTCGCGTACTGCGCATTGACCGGCGGAAAAACTGTGGAGGAATGGAGGGAGGAAATGAGGACACGGGGGGGAGACCAGGGCGGGGACTGA
- the LOC119479300 gene encoding uncharacterized protein LOC119479300, with protein MRQGTPVIPTTDTDPTPSGEGFTTLLCSAADQKVETLHGYACHPCASLISIFSVNLTHLEQALTQLARANRIGDTIGRSQSDYPSFCRPIRSVTQLAGANREPRRAGQSQSEHPPSWILAVRLTAALLHTTFKTITMEHPTFRRAPNGTLLLKSSAEAQAFGPRQAAGGQAPFRAKKPEEVDAEAWAHVASEGGDTANATLVLSRWKFQFGRYLGKTFHWLLENDVGYAVNLVASHQKEREKSGSQSPLMANKDALIRYSSAYPDFVEAVRFHRAFEEAQVKSLQPGQEGQALVGFGDFKFETLQSLYESEDRKKIRFVNYLRRKAPAPGTQMENAVRYVRSRDRQRASAASAASTTTAAASTTTAAAAAAAAASSSSSSSSSSSSSSSSSSSSVSVSAASQRARSASQPLGSALAAFVSGRRSLSAVEMQAHVKKMVAPKPAFPGKSSLNEILSKTSFPVFTLYFCYL; from the exons ATGCGGCAAGGAACTCCGGTAATTCCAaccactgacacagaccctacACCATCTGGAGAAGGTTTTACAACACTCCTTTGCTCGGCGGCAGATCAAAAAGTGGAAACGCTTCACGGTTATGCGTGTCATCCTTGCGCCTCGCTGATCTCAATCTTCTCTGTGAATTTGACACATTTGGAACAAGCCCTGACACAGTTGGCGAGAGCCAATCGGATCGGTGACACAATTGGCCGGAGCCAGTCAGACTATCCAAGCTTTTGCCGTCCAATCAGGTCGGTGACACAATTGGCCGGAGCCAATCGGGAGCCTCGTAGGGCGGGTCAAAGCCAAAGCGAACATCCTCCGTCTTGGATTCTCGCCGTCAGACTGACAGCGGCGCTACTAC ATACTACTTTCAAAACTATAACT ATGGAACATCCAACTTTTAGGAGGGCCCCCAACGGGACCCTTCTGCTGAAGTCCTCGGCAGAGGCCCAAGCCTTTGGCCCTCGGCAGGCAGCCGGGGGCCAAGCCCCATTCAGGGCAAAGAAACCGGAGGAGGTGGATGCTGAGGCCTGGGCCCACGTCGCCTCTGAGGGTGGCGACACCGCCAACGCCACCCTCGTCCTGAGCCGGTGGAAGTTCCAGTTTGGTCGGTACCTGGGCAAGACCTTCCACTGGCTCCTGGAGAATGACGTGGGCTATGCCGTCAATCTGGTCGCCTCCCACCAGAAGGAGCGAGAGAAGTCGGGGTCTCAGTCCCCGTTAATGGCCAACAAG GACGCCCTCATCCGCTACTCCTCAGCGTACCCTGACTTTGTGGAGGCAGTCAGGTTCCACCGTGCGTTTGAGGAGGCGCAGGTGAAGTCCCTCCAGCCCGGTCAGGAGGGACAGGCCCTTGTTGGCTTCGGGGACTTCAAATTTGAGACCCTGCAGAGCCTGTACGAGTCTGAGGACCGCAAAAAGATCCG ATTTGTCAACTACCTCCGGAGGAAGGCGCCAGCTCCAGGCACGCAGATGGAGAACGCCGTCCGGTATGTCCggagcagagacagacagagagcaagCGCTGCTTCTGCTGCATCCACCACCACAGCTGCTGCATCCACCACCACagccgccgctgccgccgccgccgccgccagcagcagcagcagcagcagcagcagcagcagcagcagcagcagcagcagcagcagcagcgtctctGTCTCGGCTGCAAGCCAGAGAGCCAGGAGTGCATCACA GCCTCTTGGTTCAGCGCTTGCGGCCTTCGTCTCCGGGCGGCGTTCTCTGTCTGCGGTGGAAATGCAGGCACACGTAAAGAAGATGGTGGCCCCTAAGCCTGCATTTCCAGGCAAGTCCAGCTTAAATGAAATACTGAGTAAAACTTCATTTCCTGTGTTCACTCTATATTTCTGTTATCTCTAA